One Onychomys torridus chromosome 17, mOncTor1.1, whole genome shotgun sequence genomic window carries:
- the C17H13orf46 gene encoding uncharacterized protein C13orf46 homolog, protein MEKDPPIHRRHRPGPGALPSGISPGYLKVVSEGAELQRSRSVGGLHQKGDPPVCIRKLLRKELDSEDPRNDTDDIICQVSLEEDRKKKNQDEPGKLDPKCGKTEPEKSGSEASTTEQDDACKGRCTSVAEGQESESMKLNNLLEKQKPAVFVEIDLGDHIEEEVVTCAVREEKRLPMDTGDLSEDETRTSWVCCIPYSTKKKVKEATNALEKNHQRSQDGTYLTQPLVELSGD, encoded by the exons ATGGAAAAGGATCCCCCCATTCACAGGAGGCACCGGCCTGGTCCTGGAGCCCTGCCTTCAGGAATCAGCCCCGGATACCTCAAGGTGGTCAGTGAGGGGGCCGAACTCCAGCGGAGCAGGAGTGTGGGGGGCTTGCACCAGAAGGGGGATCCACCAGTCTGCATCAGGAAACTACTACGTAAGGAGCTAG ACTCTGAGGATCCCAGAAACGACACTGATGACATCATCTG TCAGGTGAGCctagaggaagacagaaagaaaaagaaccaggaTGAGCCCGGAAAACTGGACCCAAAGTGTGGGAAAACGGAGCCAGAGAAGAGCGGCTCAGAGGCCAGCACCACAGAACAAGATGATGCCTGCAAAGGAAGATGTACCTCAGTGGCCGAG GGACAAGAGTCAGAGTCCATGAAGCTGAATAACCTTCTAGAAAAACAG AAACCAGCTGTGTTTGTGGAGATCGACCTGGGAGACCATATTGAAGAGGAG GTGGTCACCTGTGCcgtgagagaagagaagaggctTCCAATGGACACAGGGGACTTGTCAGAGGATGA GACAAGGACCAGCTGGGTATGCTGCATCCCATATTCCACCAAGAAGAAGGTGAAGGAAGCTACCAATGCTTTGGAGAAG AACCACCAGAGGTCTCAGGACGGGACCTATCTGACTCAGCCACTAGTAGAGCTCTCTGGGGACTAA